Genomic segment of Microtus ochrogaster isolate Prairie Vole_2 linkage group LG5, MicOch1.0, whole genome shotgun sequence:
tcaacttattttttaacCTTCAAGGAAGACTGTACTTCCTCGAAGTCTAGGTTACCACCAACGTTGCCACTTTTCTGAGGGAAAAAGAGACATCCACACTCCATCCCTACTCAacatctctctcccctccctccccaccccaaagaCCGAGATTCGGGGCCCGAGCCAAGGCTGAAAGTCCGGTTTGTCTCAGTTactgctcagttcctgcctctgctttgtttGCCCTGCCAGTGTTTCGCAACTAGGAGAGGAACAAAATAAAAGGGGTGGGGAGCAGCATCTCGCTTTCTTCTAGCTTTGGGGTCGGTCTCGAGGCTTCCGAGGGAAGGAATGTTTAAGGCTTCTCCGTGCACTGtttgcagaggctggaagagacgCTGTTGAATAGGGCGCACTTTTCGGGGCAGGAGGCAGCCGGGGGTAGCCCGGCGCTGAACGGGTAGCCGGCCGCCTGCTCGTAGGCGCCAAGCGCAGGGTGCAGGGCAGCGGCCGCCGCTGCAGCGGCCGCTGAGCTGGGCAGAGAGGCGGCTGAGATGGCCTGGCCTTGATTGAGGTAGGCGACTAGGCGCCTCATCTCCTCCAGGGCCTGAGCCTGCATAAGGATGTAGTTCTTGGCGAGGAGCAGGGTAGCGATCTTGGAGAGCTTCCGCACCGAAGGGCTGTGCGCGTAAGGGATGACCGCGCGTAACTCGTCCAGAGCATCGTTCAGGTCGTGCATCCTCCGGCGCTCGCGGGCGTTGATATTGAGGCGCAGCGCCTTTTGCTCTTTGGATTTCTTGCTACTGCTGCCTCCGCCACCGCCGCCGACGTTTCCGCCGCCGCCACCCGTAGGGCCCCCCGGGGGGAGGCCCGCGCTGCCGTGCAGGTGGGCGTTGGAGCAGCCCTCCACCACCTTGGCGCCGCCGCCCCCCGCTCCCGGGGATGCCCGCGGATCGGCGCCCCCGGCTCGCAGCACCAGCTCGCAGCGGCCGTCGCTGTCGTCGTCGGGGCTCTGCTCGCCGCCGCTGCTCTCGGCCACCGAGCCACGGCTCGCGTTCTCGCCGTACTTGAGGCACAGGGCAGCCCCCGCCGGTAGGCTGTTCAGGCTCGGGTCGCCCCCCACGCCCGCTGAGCCCACGAGCAGCCCAGGGACACTcaccccgccgccgccgccgcccgcgcTGCCTCCTCCTCcgggcggcggcagcagcagcccGGCCCCTTCGGGGTCAGCCGGCTCGAAGCAGCCTAGGGGCGACGAGGACGAAGATGCCGGGCGTTCGCGAGGCGGCGGCGCCAGGGACAGGTCCATGCCTGGGGGCGTGGAGCGGAAAGCCGCCTCCAGGCGCTTGGCGGTGGAGGCGCCCAGGCTCTTGTGCAGGAAGAGGTCGTCGTCGCTCGCGGTCGCCGCGCCGAGGTGCAGCCCGCGCTCCATTGCCATGACCCGCAGCGCAGCCCGGGCCGGCCACCGCCTGGGCTTGGGAGTCAGGCGGCCGCACAGACGCGCGCCAGCCGGGCTCCGGAGCTGCTGCGCGCGTCGGTCCCCTCGCTGCCCGCAGCCctgtccccttctttctttttctttttcgcCTTCCCCCGCGCTCGCcgcctcctcttcttctttttcttcgtCTCCAGCCGACGGTGCTGGCTGCTGGGGCTCACCATGGGCCGCGGCCCCTCATGGTGGGAGGGTGGTCGCGGAGGGAGTGGAGCCGCTGCCGCCGCCTCGCGCCTCTCTGAGTCCAGCCCCGCGCCTCCTCTCCGCACCGTTTATCTTGCTTGGATTCACCTTCAAGAGATTTCCGGACCCATCAACCAGCCGCCGCCACAGACGGGGGAGTCTTTTACATCATTATCTCTGAGTAGGTTATTATGAAGAAGACTCGCCTGTTGGGACAGCGCTTTCTACCCAATCAGGTTAACGTTTTAATTAATAGGATTAAAACGGTAACAAACAATCGCAGGCGCTATCTGGCCGCGAGTCTGAATAGTTTCATTTCCCAGGTCTGAAGACAGGCAGCAGCCAGAGCTTTATAAAAGGCGCCTGCTCCATTATTCTGCCTGCCATCTGTATACACAGCTTAGCGCATATGTTTGCAAGGCGCTGGGTCCTGTTAGTAACCCAACAACTGCCTTTAGCTTGACATGTGTGGCGACTTTCACTCATCAATGAGCACACTAAAAGCCCTACTTAGAGCCGAGGATGTTCTTTGCTCCTTCAGCAAATTGTAGAACTGCGGTAAAGGCTGGGAGTCCGGTGGAAAGCAgactcccccacccacccccactgcGCCCCACCCCCCCACTACCCTTCACTCGCCACTACTGTCTCAGCTTGCGCAGTTACCCTAAGAGGAGAGAATTACATTCCATCCTGTTCATAGCACGGTCTGAATTTGGAGATGGGACCTGGGGgcgagggtggtggtggtgtcccTGCTGGCTTGCTCTGAGTTTACTCTAGATTTTCAGCTAGTATGTTAGGATAGCAAACCTAGATTTCCTCCCCACGACGGCTTTCCCCCACACCTCTCCATCGGCCATTTCCtacacagatgagaaaaattaaaaaaaaaaataaagcaccaAAAGGATGGTCAAGTTGCTCACACAGCCCGTTTGATTTAAAACTGgaactgggtggggtgggggaggctttGGCACCGTCCCCCCACACTGCTAAGATGGTTGGGGACAGAAGCGCACTGCTTCATGAACAGAAAGAAACCAGTCTCAAACTTTCCTCAAGATTTAAATCCAGTTGCTTCGCAAGAGTGAACACGGAGACGAATCCGCTCACACACCAAGTGGGGGCATACGTGCATAATCATTTAGCCGTAAACGTAACCGCTGCTGCTCAGAAGCCATTTGGGGACAGCTGGATCCATCTGGGCTGTTCCTGGAGGGTTAGTTCAGGGCAGAATTATGAAAACAAGTGCTCTCCGGATGGGGACAGTACACGCGGTCCTCGCGCGTCTGAGTTCAGTCTCTCGAAGCACATGGTATTTAGAgactggttttcatttttgtaacaTAAGTAACACCAATACTCCCCAACATTTCCAATAAGTCTCTTTCTTGTGGCAGAATTACGGAAGGCTGTGTAGTTTGTGGCTTCTctggtttcattaaaaaaaaaaaaaaccttttaattgTGGCTTTCAGAGTTGGCCCCAGGTGTTGGActcttttcattatattttcctCTAATGTGATGAAATTCTAATTCTCTCCTTACCATATGGTTAAATTTCCCCACTGAGAATTAGTTGAAAAGGGAGAAATAATCTATTAATCTCTGTAATAGATTCACAAATGAGGTTCACCACAGAACCTGTTTCTGAATGGTAATATCAGAACAGTTGGGCACCTTATTTCAGACAGGAAGCTTGAGGGCAACACCGAAATGCCTGCGTTGTCACCTTGAAAGTGTGGAAAGGAGTCTAGCTCTGCTAGTCCGGTAGGATTGCCTGAGATACAGCCTCTAAGGGTATATCTTACCAGTAAGGGTCGTCCCTTACTGGTGTTCCTTCAGCGGTGTTGGAACCCAAAGACTCAGATCCAGCAAgcagactgcctgaagatctacTGCCTGGGATCTTGGCCTGGCCATTACACAACACTGGAGCCTGCCCACCTACGTGTATAGCTGTGGACCAAAGCTTCTTTGGTGTAAGGCGTGCAATCTCTTGCAACTTGCAGCCCCCTCTTTACTCTTCTGTTCCTAGCAGCTGTTAACCTGCCCCTTTAggaagctttattattatttagtattaTTAGTATTTAGTATTATTGTTTGTCAGTTAGCAGGCTTGTTTACACAGGGATCATAAAAGAACGATCTCTACAAACACAGGTAGGCTGTGTTAGTCTGATGCCAGGCTGCTAAATACAAGGGTGGAGGCTAGAGCCATAGTGGTTCAGGGCAGAGTGACTGTAAGTCTTCTCTAAAGTCTGACTTCGTTCTCCAGGGTGCTTTCCTTGTGTTCTCAGGGTCCCTGGATTCCTTCCAGGGAtctgatgaagatgatgaagaaaaGGCATAGGATGCAGCAAGTACCAGTTTGAAAAAAAGCTCTTAACTTAGCTGTTGGTGTCTTCTTGGGAGGGCATCCAGGAAGGACAGGGTGATTAAAATacaatcaaaaccaaaaatcagGCAGATCAGTGGCAAAGATGCCACCAGCCTCATAGCAAGACCTCAGCAAATCCTGGTTCTTTTTATAGGTATCCAATTACTCATTGTGTGAGGTTACAATCTCCTCTGTTCCCTAGTCCCACCTCTCTGCCTTTCAACATCGTAAGTTCTACCGGAAAGTTTGGCTCAGCTTTACTGCCCTAGGTACTAGCGCTCACCTCTTTTGAGATTAGAGAAAATCCCCCCAGCCTCCCCAAAGGAGGTGCCTGTTTAACAGTCGCCCGAGAGTTGTGCTGGGGAAATGGCCAGAGAATTTATGGGAGCTTTAAATGCGGGCGCTATAAGCAGCTTCGGGGAATGGTCTTCCAGGTTTATGCACTCGTAAACTTTTGCTGATTGCTTCTGGGAAGTTGTCAGGCACTTAGCATTGCATTTATCTTACAGGGCAATGAAAACACATCTGCCCGATGTCTTGTTACCTGGTTTAATCATCACCAATCACAAGTCACTGCCTCAACTTCCTTTCCCTTTGGGTAGAATCAGGCCGCCTAGCTCCCGGCCCAGCCGAGAGTGACGTCAGCAGCTCTGTCAGTGTCCTCAGGCCGCGGGAATTCTAGAAATCTTAAACTTTGATCCTGCTGGAGCTGTTAGAGAAAAGGCCGCGGCTCATGAAGTAAGGCGCAAGTTGCAAAATTGAACAAAAAGTCCAAACCAGAACTCTCTTCTAAGGAGAGTGAGGTCGGGCGCCAACCCAGGGCTTGATCCCCGTACCCAGACTTGATTTCCCGCCCTCCCCCTGGATCCTGAACCATCTATAGAAACCTTCCCTCCACACCGCTCTGCGCTCTGCTCCGCACAGTTTAGCCGAAGGAGGTTTGGGATACCAGAGACCCAGGGAACAGGTCCTTTGGCCAGCACCAGCGGAAGAGTGgaacagccagggatactcaAGCAAAAGAGTTCGTGGGGCCCGAGCTGTTCGTTGCCTCCATGAAGAAGGTCTTTGGCCAACAGATTCAAAAAGGGGTGCATTTTCGGCTGAGTGCTGGATTTCAAAAGTCTACACATCAAAGCGCTCTTTTAAAGATGaacaaattttattattgttggatGAAACACTCCGAAAGCCCCTAAAAGCGTCTAAAATATTCAGCAAGCATCACCACATTGGAATCAGAGGGCGGAGTTGCAGACCTGAGTAATGTGTAGGTCAAACTTATATTTCTTAGAGATGATTCTAATATTTGTTTGGATTTGAAAATAGCTCAGGCAGAATCATAATGGAACTCACCCTACCttaaagtgggggtgggggtggtggtaggGATTTCGCTGTGGCATTTCTGCATCTCAGATAACTTTATGACTTACCTAAATTAAACAGCCAGGAGATGTCTGGCTCTGAGCTGTCTGCGTGTTTCAGATTTATCTATTTCAGAacactttggaaaataaaaacaaagttgagCAAAAATAACATAAACTTTAGCTAGGGAGCCGCTCCGAGGGGGAAGTGAATTCTCTAAGAGCTGTGGGAATAATGTGACAGACTGAGGGGGGTGGTGTGCCTCCCCGCTCTGAAGGTCCTCTTTGGCAGCGACTGCCGAGTCCCCAGGGACCCTGTCTGATAAACTGCTCCTGCGCTGACAATTTCAATGCCGTGAAGCCCGAGCCCCCCATCCCTCTAGGCCAAGGCTCTCTTGGCcgtcctccagccccaggaagagacaccttgaccttGAAGTTGCATTTTGCTTCTTCTACCCTGTAGCGTTTGGTTAGGCTTGGGTCGGCTAAACGCTCGCTCCTCCCCCTGGTCCCTTGAGATCTCAATGGCACAGAGTCAAGTCCATCAAAGTGCCCAAGTTCCTCCCGCATCCTTTTGCCACCGGTATTTGTTTCGCTTCCTTCAAGGCTCTCTGGAGAGGTGGGGGTCTGCGAATATCCTAGCACTTTCCGGGTTGAAGAGAACTaacagagagaaagcagggacCAAGACAGAGGTCAGAGCTGAAACAGTTCCGGCAGCACTCCAAGGGGCTCGAACTTCGTATTGCCTTGGGCTTCCCAATTCCCAAGATTTCGACCTTGGGATTTGCTACAAACTCTACCCACGGAGTTCTTCTCCTTAGtctgttttaaagaaaggagGCTTTTGTTTAGTACTCTTTGACTTTGGCGAAGCAGTGGTTCAAGCTCGAATCGATACGAACAGAAATCCCCTTGCAAAAGCTGTTTCCAGTATCCACACAAACCGGCCCGGAGCCCGCTGAAGGGAAGTTCCCAATACTGGTGACTTTCAAGGTCAGGTAGTCTGTGTGAAGGGACAGAAATAGGGTGCCTGCTTATCACTGCCGAAACTCAAGGGACGACCTAAGCTACGTGGCTGAAATAAACGCAGAACTAGCGGAAAGAGCTTATGAAGAGTTCCCTGTTGCCTTTCTTACTTTAGACATAAAATGTGGCTGTCTTCCGTGGGGACCGGTAACAATAGACTTCTTTGTCCTTATAGGAGTCTCGCCCCTGCAATCTTATCTTCATGATGTTAGAAAacactctgaaaaaaaatgtttaaagtaatTCGAACAAAGATGATGGATACTTTTAGGGTTTGACCAGAAATAGGAAAACTAAAGATTTAGCTGGGCTTTGAAATTGTTAGCTCTGAGATTTAAAACCCACAGCGCCATCTCCTGACATCAAAGAGAATATCATGGGTATGATAATGTTTGAatactaaaaatcaaaatattcaagtacatacagacacacttttattttatgcttcaAAAATCATTTCTGTGATAGCCAGGTTATGATTAAAAAGCATTATCCAGACATCTATGGCCATTGAACACTGTCAGGTACAGTTCCCAAAGGGAATTATTTCTAAAGAGAACTTTGTGTTCTAGTTTTATATACACATCAGCTTTATACATTCAGATGTAGTTCTGCTGGGGgtttataataaaatgtcatttaatttttcGAATACAGAATTTGTTCACAGAAATTACATCATAGGTTCATGCTAAGACAGACCGGACTATTTTCATGAGAAAGATGCTGCAAAATTAAGTACTGTCAAGAACGGACAAGTCAGCAAACACCGAGGTGTTCAGTTGCCATTCCGATGATTTATCACCGTGTTTCAAAGAGTGAGTTCTTTCGGAGAGGCTTCTCCCCCTTGCTTTGGAGAACGGTACTTACCCCCGTCTGGAGGAAAAAGAGTAAAAGTGATTCTTCCAACTCAACTGCTCCTGCCTCCTCATTTGCAACCTCATAGCAACCCTTAGCAAGTAATCTAGATGCATCTTCTCAATGACCTTCATTTTCTTTAGGCAACAGTTTCCTCACCACCCAATCCTATAAAATGTCCATTTTAGGCTTTGATCCTGAAATATCATTTAGagtaaataattttcaagaaGAGCATAGTGTACACACTAGAATTGCAGGTACTTAGTACATGAAATTTCCAAGTGTATTTTTGAAAAGCTTGCTCCCTCTTATTAATAAAACCGGAACCTGCTAAGACACAGAGATAGGACTGGGGTAGATAACCAATTGATTGATAGAGAGCTTGCTTGCATGTCAAAGGTGCTGCCTTTGATCTCCAACTTTGAAAAAAGAATTAGAGATGATACCCATATGAAAGCAATTCTCATCTCGGATTGCATACACAGGGCAGCTGCTTGAACACAAATAAAAGTAGAGATGCTTTTTGTAGTGTACAAAATATTATGAACATCGTTCAAAAAACAGCAGATCAAACAGACAAATGCAAATGTCATTTCAGTGAaggattaattttattaattgcaGTGAAGATCTATTAAGCTAAATATTTGGACTCATTTACTCTGTCAATGTAAGAGCTCCTGTTTGAAAGAAATTTGATTATATATAGGAGGAACTAGATAAACAGATGGTGAACTAAAGAGCTTTTCAcaataaattttgaaattgaACATGGATAAGTTTGACACATTCTCTAATGTTTTTGATGAGGTCATTTAATCTACTCTAGCAATTTGGTATTGTTGCACATAGTCATAGTCACTAACTCCTATTAAAGAGACATTTAACTTGACTGTTTTGTTAATGTATTTCAATGAAAAGTAGGATAGAATTGTCTGGTTAGAACatagaaagggggagggagaaaaaaagggagggaagggggaagaaaaagataacatttgtgttatatatatacaatgttgGCACTGTATATTGTAatagacacatgtacatacatacgtacatacgtatgtatgtatgtatggtggcTCAAGCCTGGAGAGTTTGGACAATAGTGCCAAGCCAGCAGGGCTACATCTAAAGATACTATCTcaagataatgaaaacaaaacaggcacTAACAGCTGCAAAAGTCTTCGTGATATGAATGTCAATACATAAACAGTGTCCTCTTATGGAAATTTCCGTGTCAAATCTCTGAAGGAGATCATCCTACAGTATCATAAGTTCAGATGATGCCCATGGAGAGAATGGCATTACCATGTGGGTGGTACAGAGACAGCAGTACACATTTCAAACTGACTTGAAAAGCAACTGGACCATAAGCACttctcccaaacaaaacaaaataaataatgacaataatcCCAAAAAAACCACTCTTGTCATGGATGCAAAGTCTAGATTTGTCTAAAAGGTTATTTGCATTTTCATTCCCTTGAGTTTCTTCCCACATTTGCAAGAACAAAGCTcatgaggaaaaataaaagcaggtaATTGGAAGATNNNNNNNNNNNNNNNNNNNNNNNNNNNNNNNNNNNNNNNNNNNNNNNNNNNNNNNNNNNNNNNNNNNNNNNNNNNNNNNNNNNNNNNNNNNNNNNNNNNNNNNNNNNNNNNNNNNNNNNNNNNNNNNNNNNNNNNNNNNNNNNNNNNNNNNNNNNNNNNNNNNNNNNNNNNNNNNNNNNNNNNNNNNNNNNNNNNNNNNNNNNNNNNNNNNNNNNNNNNNNNNNNNNNNNNNNNNNNNNNNNNNNNNNNNNNNNNNNNNNNNNNNNNNNNNNNNNNNNNNNNNNNNNNNNNNNNNNNNNNNNNNNNNNNNNNNNNNNNNNNNNNNNNNNNNNNNNNNNNNNNNNNNNNNNNNNNNNNNNNNNNNNNNNNNNNNNNNNNNNNNNNNNNNNNNNNNNNNNNNNNNNNNNNNNNNNNNNNNNNNNNNNNNNNNNNNNNNNNNNNNNNNNNNNNNNNNNNNNNNNNNNNNNNNNNNNNNNNNNNNNNNNNNNNNNNNNNNNNNNNNcttcccacagggcagggaaccctgagtgctctttggactggagagggagagggaggaggataggaaaagggggagggaaatgggaggaagtggaatttttaataaataaataaataaaagaaataatacaaaaaaagaaaatatgtatttgagtTCAGAGAATGTATATAGTGAATACAGAACACGTGGGAGGGACTCTCTCACAGAAGCAGTCTGTTTCTTCTGGGGAAAAGTTTCTGAACTGTGATTCACATGTCTGTTGGATTGCACTGCTCTGTAAATTGTCTAATGAGATAAGAAAAACTGTGGCAGATACAGCAGATCTATGGCAGTGACATCTGTAATATGTCATATTTGGCCATTCCCTTTGAGCATCCTGAGGTTCAAGAGGAAGATGCCCCTATTCATCATACTTTTCCTGACTTCCTCATGGTATTAAATAATGGAGATTATGGAAGACGTTTCTAAGAGACACAAACATTTAGTTTGAACACTATATTATGTTTCTTTGGCTATTCAATCTGAACCAATTCACTGACTGTTCACCTAATAGTTTATTCCTGGCTTTTATcttattggcttttttttctgacagaaCTTTCAGGTACTAGCTCTAAAATCACCTTTCCTTGAGTGGGCCATGGTTGAGTCTTTGGATGCAGTCAGACAGGGTCCAAGCCTCTAATTTCagcagagag
This window contains:
- the Bhlhe22 gene encoding class E basic helix-loop-helix protein 22 codes for the protein MAMERGLHLGAATASDDDLFLHKSLGASTAKRLEAAFRSTPPGMDLSLAPPPRERPASSSSSPLGCFEPADPEGAGLLLPPPGGGGSAGGGGGGVSVPGLLVGSAGVGGDPSLNSLPAGAALCLKYGENASRGSVAESSGGEQSPDDDSDGRCELVLRAGGADPRASPGAGGGGAKVVEGCSNAHLHGSAGLPPGGPTGGGGGNVGGGGGGSSSKKSKEQKALRLNINARERRRMHDLNDALDELRAVIPYAHSPSVRKLSKIATLLLAKNYILMQAQALEEMRRLVAYLNQGQAISAASLPSSAAAAAAAAALHPALGAYEQAAGYPFSAGLPPAASCPEKCALFNSVSSSLCKQCTEKP